The sequence below is a genomic window from Coffea arabica cultivar ET-39 chromosome 8e, Coffea Arabica ET-39 HiFi, whole genome shotgun sequence.
AGGGGTGGCAACCTTACTTGTAGGActagagatgagcaatttagtAGTAGGTGAACAAGAAATGGCTCTTGCTTGGGATCTACAGCAACAAGAAGAGATGGCGTCAAAATCAGTGATCAAAGTTCAGAGATGGAGTGACAGAAGAACATGCCCTTCTTGGCATGTGAACTCATTGGAAACTATTGTGCCTGAAAATCTGCCAAGGCCTTCGTTTCGTCGGAGATGGGAGAATGCTGATTTTCGAAGAACTGAATCTTCTCGAGCTGCCCAATTGGCAGCAAAAGTTGTAACTGGCCCCAGAAGTTGTTTCTCTTTATGAACTTTCCTCAGTTATTGATACTATACTCTCAAGTACATAGAGCTACATGCATCTTGAATAAGACATCAAATCAACTAATTCATCCTTGATACTTTTCTTGTTTGCATGAGATATTTATGTTCAATTACTTAAATGATTAGTGAATACATACCTTCGTCCAAACTCCAAAGCGTGTCAGACTCTATTAATTGAGTCTTCCGTTACACTTTTTCACAGTTACGTTATAAATTCGCAAAATTTAAACGAGAATACAAATACCATCTTAAAATATCGTGTAACATGGATGTAACATCAAGAAGTATAATAGATATGATTCAAAATCGGCTTCATTTGTATCG
It includes:
- the LOC113703981 gene encoding protein CHLOROPLAST VESICULATION-like, with the protein product MALSISCCLNLPPPPSCTATSDQPLASKASHLAWPKNQKERSWKRKCLLGVATLLVGLEMSNLVVGEQEMALAWDLQQQEEMASKSVIKVQRWSDRRTCPSWHVNSLETIVPENLPRPSFRRRWENADFRRTESSRAAQLAAKVVTGPRSCFSL